Proteins from a single region of Carassius carassius chromosome 25, fCarCar2.1, whole genome shotgun sequence:
- the LOC132104763 gene encoding replication protein A 14 kDa subunit-like — protein MSGVYESPKPRINASLLSQYIGRAVCFVGRLEKVHPSGKALTLSDGEGKSASVELSEPLDEELSGIVEVIGTVSNKGTVMAVSYTPYREDKTSFDLELYNEGLKVLHDFPQHYPFEVSLSG, from the exons ATGTCAGGCGTTTACGAATCTCCGAAGCCCAGAATCAACGCGTCGCTGTTGTCTCAATACATCGGTCGAGCAGTCTGCTTCGTTGGACGCTTAGAAAAG GTGCATCCATCAGGAAAGGCTCTTACTCTGTCAGATGGAGAAGGAAAGTCTGCCTCAGTGGAGCTCAGTGAACCA CTGGACGAAGAGCTGAGTGGGATTGTGGAGGTTATTGGGACGGTGTCGAACAAAGGGACAGTTATGGCTGTTTCATATACTCCGTATCGAGAGGACAAAACCTCTTTCG ATCTGGAGCTTTACAACGAAGGTCTGAAAGTTCTCCATGATTTCCCCCAGCATTACCCGTTTGAGGTGTCTTTAAGTGGTTAA